A section of the Candidatus Eisenbacteria bacterium genome encodes:
- the nuoI gene encoding NADH-quinone oxidoreductase subunit NuoI — protein MIKELATGLGITLENLFKKPFTVQYPDEKLTMFPRFRGLHILTRHEDGLERCVGCELCAVACPADAIFVKAAENDPARPSSHGERYAERYEINMLRCIFCGMCEEACPEDAIYLEKKYELADYDRDAFIYTKDEMMVPMEKSGYLPER, from the coding sequence CCTGTTCAAGAAGCCCTTCACAGTCCAGTACCCCGACGAGAAGCTCACGATGTTCCCGCGCTTCCGCGGGCTGCACATCCTGACCCGTCACGAGGACGGACTCGAGCGCTGCGTGGGCTGCGAACTGTGCGCGGTCGCCTGTCCGGCGGATGCGATCTTCGTCAAGGCGGCCGAGAACGATCCGGCGCGGCCGAGTTCGCACGGTGAACGCTACGCGGAGCGCTACGAGATCAACATGCTGAGGTGCATCTTCTGCGGCATGTGCGAGGAGGCGTGTCCCGAGGACGCGATCTACCTCGAGAAGAAGTACGAGCTGGCGGACTACGACCGCGACGCTTTCATCTACACCAAGGACGAAATGATGGTCCCGATGGAGAAGTCGGGGTATCTGCCGGAGCGATGA